One genomic window of Silene latifolia mitochondrion, complete genome includes the following:
- the rps4 gene encoding ribosomal protein S4 — translation MKFYYINEKIIGKFRGRRFRMWRRSKTERFRLLKKKKACRLLLKSRFLQKLHSSMQEKDLERTKKFRYKKVCLGSSFAERNRMKRHFSHSVTLTLFLSKKRRNDKNLNLPTRTRSSIGYNYSYLIYCSASSYQFSMKIKKRRKRRKNLKRKRIELPTHYSEVNHRTLKAVVSYGPNIDHIPHDIRLKDPNLPLRSGKGRGQNI, via the coding sequence ATGAAATTCTATTATATTAATGAAAAAATCATAGGCAAATTTAGGGGTCGCCGGTTCCGAATGTGGAGAAGAAGCAAAACAGAACGGTTCCGCCTACTCAAAAAGAAGAAGGCATGCCGCCTACTACTAAAATCCCGGTTTTTGCAAAAGTTACATTCTTCTATGCAAGAAAAAGACTTAGAAAGAACAAAGAAGTTTAGATACAAAAAAGTATGCTTAGGCAGTTCCTTCGCTGAGCGCAACAGAATGAAGAGGCATTTTTCTCACTCCGTGACCTTGACCTTATTCTTATCGAAGAAGAGAAGGAACGATAAAAACCTAAATCTTCCTACTCGAACAAGAAGTTCTATAGGTTACAACTATAGTTATTTGATCTATTGCTCTGCATCCTCTTATCAGTTTAGTATGAAGATAAAGAAGAGAAGGAAGAGAAGAAAGAATTTAAAAAGAAAAAGGATAGAACTACCTACTCATTATTCGGAGGTCAATCATAGAACACTAAAAGCTGTGGTATCTTATGGACCTAACATAGATCACATCCCTCACGACATAAGATTGAAAGATCCAAACCTTCCTCTTCGGAGCGGAAAGGGACGTGGCCAAAACATATAA
- the nad6 gene encoding NADH dehydrogenase subunit 6, giving the protein MILSVLSSLALVSGLMVVRAKNPVHSVLFFILVFCNTSGLLLLLGLDFFAMIFLVVYIGAIAVLFLFVVMMFHIQIAEIHEEVLRYLPVSGIIGLIFWWEMFFILDNETIPLLPTQRNTTSLRYTVYAGKVRSWTNLETLGNLLYTYYFVWFLVSSLILLVAMIGAIVLTMHRTTKVKRQDVFRRNAIDFRRTIMRRTTDPLTIY; this is encoded by the coding sequence ATGATACTTTCTGTTTTGTCGAGCCCAGCTTTGGTCTCTGGTTTGATGGTTGTACGTGCTAAAAATCCGGTACATTCCGTTTTGTTTCCCATCCCAGTCTTTCGCAACACTTCAGGTTTACTTCTTTTGTTAGGTCTCGACTTTTCCGCTATGATCTTCTTAGTAGTTTATATAGGAGCTATAGCCGTTTCATTCCTATTCGTTGTTATGATGTTCCATATTCAAATAGCGGAGATTCACGAAGAAGTCTTGCGCTATTTACCAGTGAGTGGTATTATTGGACTGATCTTTTGGTGGGAAATGTTCTTCATTTTAGATAATGAAACCATTCCATTACTACCAACCCAAAGAAATACGACCTCTCTGAGATATACGGTTTATGCCGGAAAGGTACGAAGTTGGACTAATTTGGAAACATTGGGCAATTTACTTTATACTTACTATTTTGTCTGGTTTTTGGTTTCTAGTCTTATTTTATTAGTAGCCATGATTGGGGCTATAGTACTGACTATGCATAGGACTACTAAGGTGAAAAGACAGGATGTATTCCGACGAAATGCTATTGATTCTAGAAGGACTATAATGAGGAGGACGACAGACCCACTCACGATCTACTAA
- the ccmC gene encoding cytochrome c biogenesis C, which translates to MSKTKSYAQILIGSWLFLTAMAIYLSLWVAPLDFQQGGNSRILYVHVPVAWMSILLYIVTAINTFLFLLTKHPLFLRSSGTGIEMGAFFTLLTLVTGGFWGRPMWGTFWVWDARLTSVFILFLIYLGALCFQKLSVELASILICVGLIDIPIIKFSVNWWNTLHQPGSISRFGTSIHVSMLIPILSNFANFLFLTCIFFVLETRLLILSFLESSLTEEIEVREGILKPSSLAESFCIHG; encoded by the coding sequence ATGTCAAAGACCAAAAGCTACGCGCAAATTCTCATTGGATCTTGGTTGTTCTTAACAGCGATGGCTATTCATTTAAGTCTTTGGGTAGCACCACTAGATTTTCAACAAGGTGGAAATTCTCGTATTCTCTATGTACATGTTCCTGTGGCTCGGATGAGTATTCTTCTTTATATCGTTACGGCTATAAACACTTTCTTGTTCCTATTAACAAAACATCCTCTTTTTCTTCGCTCTTCCGGAACCGGTACAGAAATGGGTGCTTTTTCTACGCTGTTAACTTTAGTAACTGGGGGGTTTCGGGGAAGACCTATGTGGGGCACCTTTTGGGTGTGGGACGCTCGTTTAACTTCTGTATTCATCTCATTCCTTATTTACTTGGGCGCACTGTGTTTTCAAAAGCTTTCTGTCGAACCGGCTCCTATTTCAATCCGTGCTGGACCGATCGATATACCAATAATAAAGTTTCCAGTCAACTGGTGGAATACATCGCATCAACCTGGGAGCATTAGCCGATTTGGTACATCAATACATGTTCCTATGCTCATTCCAATCTTGTCTAACTTTGCTAACTTCCTCTTCTCAACCCGTATCTTCTTTGTTCTGGAAACACGTCTTCCTATTCCATCTTTTCTCGAATCTCCTTTAACGGAAGAAATAGAAGTTCGAGAAGGAATACTAAAACCTAGTTCACTCGCCGAGTCTTTTTGCATCCATGGCTGA